In Microbacterium sp. SLBN-146, one genomic interval encodes:
- a CDS encoding DUF4192 family protein, which produces MTKTVKAANAAEFLALVPHLLGFHPRDSLVMVPFSGSRTLGAVRYDLPATAADVDRLAATVVGMACRVSNVDAVAITVWSEDADTHGRYVAALESRSDACGLAVVDTLWSTPTMWGRFGDDERHPHLAGERAPDALDADQASGSELPLIGPTEREALADALTALEDAIRVVCGASDDDPADDPARPTDPRALSAVCALDDLPDLFERVLDWNAEALSPFDAATLTWCLARPALRDIALVQWCRGFSAGDEALDAQLRWEDGEDYPPHIAMNMWGEGGRPDPRRLLRALEIVRRIAAAAPEGKAAGPFATSAWIAWALGRSTHAAVYAERACEEEPEHGLAEIVMSFVSAGHLPDWAFQRS; this is translated from the coding sequence ATGACGAAAACCGTGAAGGCCGCGAACGCGGCGGAGTTCCTCGCCCTGGTCCCGCATCTGCTGGGATTCCACCCGCGGGACAGCCTCGTTATGGTCCCGTTCTCCGGCAGCCGCACTCTCGGCGCCGTGCGCTACGACCTGCCCGCAACCGCTGCCGACGTCGACCGCCTCGCCGCGACGGTCGTCGGAATGGCATGCCGAGTCTCGAACGTCGATGCCGTCGCGATCACCGTCTGGTCGGAAGACGCCGACACGCACGGCCGTTACGTCGCGGCGTTGGAGAGCCGCTCCGACGCCTGCGGCCTCGCGGTCGTCGACACGCTGTGGAGCACGCCGACGATGTGGGGCCGATTCGGCGATGACGAGCGACACCCTCATCTCGCGGGCGAGCGAGCACCGGATGCTCTCGACGCCGATCAGGCGTCGGGGTCGGAACTACCGCTGATCGGCCCGACCGAGCGTGAGGCGTTGGCCGACGCCCTGACCGCGCTCGAGGATGCCATTCGCGTCGTCTGCGGGGCTTCCGACGACGATCCGGCCGACGATCCAGCGCGTCCGACCGACCCGCGGGCACTGTCGGCGGTGTGCGCGCTCGACGATCTTCCCGATCTCTTCGAGAGAGTGCTCGATTGGAATGCCGAAGCCCTGAGTCCCTTCGATGCGGCGACGCTGACATGGTGCCTCGCACGCCCGGCACTCCGCGACATCGCACTGGTCCAGTGGTGCCGCGGGTTCTCCGCCGGCGACGAGGCGCTCGATGCCCAACTCCGCTGGGAGGACGGCGAAGACTATCCACCCCATATCGCGATGAACATGTGGGGAGAGGGTGGCCGGCCCGATCCTCGTCGACTCCTGCGCGCACTGGAGATCGTGCGACGGATCGCTGCCGCTGCACCCGAGGGCAAGGCAGCGGGCCCGTTCGCCACGTCGGCCTGGATCGCATGGGCGCTCGGGAGGTCCACCCACGCCGCGGTGTACGCCGAGCGAGCGTGTGAAGAAGAGCCCGAGCACGGGCTCGCCGAGATCGTCATGTCGTTCGTCTCGGCGGGCCACCTTCCCGATTGGGCGTTCCAGAGGTCATGA
- a CDS encoding PH domain-containing protein — protein sequence MSSIPTGSEAAPPPELVRSHLSDGEWHRLHPLTPFLRGGFALVVVAGIVITNFRDRLIELFVPELREYAEYPGDPLDWVLANNLILVALLAVLGIVLVLIGVFYISWRFHTFRITGDDVEVRSGVLFRTHRRAPLDRVQGVNLTRPMVARLFGAAKLEVVGAGADGNVKLEYLSTGNAEAVRADILRLASGAQLGSAQAQAEGPRSRVSAAASVVSAGITGIIEGAEGPVAEPESVVHIPLGRLIGSRLLSGATVGLLFAIGAIVVGSIVGTPWILFGMVPAVLGFGAYWVSSITKSLRYSIAPTSSGVRITFGLFTTTTEILPPGRIHAVEVSQSVLWRRFGWWTITVNRLSGRSATDPDADQFATVLPVGTRADVERVLRLMLPGMPDDQWPVVFEHGLLGPAAHDPYTNTPQRARWLRPLSWRRNGFDLSAHALFVRRGFIWRKLGIFPLARLQSVGLTQGPIDRSLGVANLHPHTITGPVSGILGIIDREAALAAFERVAASVVAAVAGDRSHRWAETTADADTEEGAEEPVSEAAPATHRTAPDDLSGSSASPFLLPPPPVETPSTPPPSPRTLPDGEVAPETRRDPS from the coding sequence GTGAGCAGCATCCCCACCGGCTCCGAGGCTGCGCCGCCGCCCGAGCTCGTCCGATCGCATCTCAGCGACGGCGAATGGCATCGGCTTCACCCGTTGACGCCGTTCCTGCGCGGCGGATTCGCTCTCGTCGTCGTGGCGGGCATCGTCATCACGAATTTCCGTGACCGGCTGATCGAACTGTTCGTCCCCGAGCTGCGCGAGTACGCCGAGTACCCGGGTGATCCGCTCGACTGGGTGCTCGCGAACAACCTCATCCTCGTCGCGCTCCTCGCCGTCCTCGGAATCGTCCTCGTCCTCATCGGCGTCTTCTACATTTCGTGGCGCTTCCACACGTTCCGGATCACGGGCGACGATGTCGAGGTGCGAAGCGGCGTCCTGTTCCGCACGCATCGCCGCGCGCCCCTCGATCGCGTTCAAGGGGTCAACCTCACGCGGCCCATGGTCGCGCGACTCTTCGGCGCCGCGAAGCTCGAGGTCGTCGGCGCGGGAGCCGATGGGAACGTCAAGCTCGAGTACCTCTCGACAGGCAATGCCGAAGCCGTTCGGGCCGACATCCTGCGTCTCGCCTCGGGCGCCCAACTGGGCTCGGCGCAGGCGCAGGCGGAAGGCCCGCGCTCGCGGGTGTCGGCTGCGGCATCCGTCGTCTCTGCCGGGATCACGGGGATCATCGAAGGCGCCGAGGGTCCCGTCGCGGAGCCCGAGTCCGTCGTGCACATCCCGCTGGGCCGCCTCATCGGGTCTCGACTCCTCAGCGGTGCGACGGTGGGGCTGCTCTTCGCGATCGGCGCCATCGTCGTCGGGTCGATCGTCGGCACCCCGTGGATCCTCTTCGGCATGGTGCCGGCCGTCCTCGGTTTCGGCGCGTACTGGGTCTCGAGCATCACGAAGTCGCTCCGCTATTCGATCGCGCCGACTTCGAGCGGAGTCCGCATCACTTTCGGACTCTTCACGACGACGACCGAGATCCTCCCGCCCGGCAGAATCCACGCCGTGGAGGTCTCGCAGTCCGTGCTCTGGCGCCGATTCGGATGGTGGACGATCACCGTCAACCGTTTGTCCGGTCGCAGCGCCACCGATCCCGACGCCGACCAGTTCGCCACGGTGCTCCCGGTCGGTACGCGCGCAGATGTGGAGCGAGTGCTGCGGCTCATGCTGCCCGGGATGCCCGACGACCAATGGCCGGTCGTCTTCGAGCACGGCCTGCTCGGCCCCGCCGCTCATGATCCGTACACGAACACGCCGCAGCGCGCCCGGTGGCTGCGTCCGCTGTCGTGGCGTCGCAACGGCTTCGACCTCAGCGCGCACGCCCTGTTCGTGCGTCGTGGTTTCATCTGGCGCAAGCTCGGCATCTTCCCCCTCGCGCGACTTCAGAGCGTCGGGCTCACGCAGGGGCCCATCGATCGATCCCTCGGCGTCGCGAACCTTCATCCGCACACGATCACCGGCCCGGTCTCGGGGATCCTCGGCATCATCGATCGGGAAGCCGCACTCGCCGCCTTCGAACGAGTCGCGGCGAGCGTTGTCGCCGCGGTCGCCGGGGATCGGTCCCACCGCTGGGCGGAGACCACTGCGGATGCCGATACGGAGGAAGGTGCCGAAGAACCCGTCTCCGAGGCTGCGCCTGCCACGCACCGGACGGCTCCCGACGATCTGTCCGGCTCGAGCGCATCGCCGTTCTTGCTGCCACCGCCCCCCGTCGAGACGCCGTCCACCCCACCACCTTCTCCCCGGACTCTGCCCGACGGTGAGGTCGCGCCCGAGACGCGGAGGGACCCGTCGTGA
- a CDS encoding PH domain-containing protein has translation MTNTPVPTTPDSSDPAVDGTDGVLDAGTFDRIKEPRAENRLPLGDGTWHQLARQYVWVQLISSGIIAVLVVAATLVLTLVLGQMWAWIPGGIMTVIMVWTIAITPRQARSYGYQLRQDDLVFRRGILWQRVVAVPYGRMQLVDITHGPLDRGFGIAQLKLVTAAATTGVTIPGLRQEAAERLRDTLVDVAETRRTGL, from the coding sequence ATGACGAACACCCCGGTCCCGACGACGCCGGATTCGAGCGACCCCGCCGTTGATGGAACGGACGGCGTCCTCGACGCGGGCACCTTCGATCGGATCAAGGAGCCGCGGGCGGAGAATCGTCTTCCCCTGGGCGACGGCACGTGGCATCAGCTCGCACGCCAGTACGTCTGGGTGCAGCTGATCTCGAGCGGGATCATCGCCGTGCTCGTCGTGGCCGCCACGCTCGTGCTGACCCTCGTGCTGGGGCAGATGTGGGCGTGGATCCCCGGCGGAATCATGACGGTGATCATGGTGTGGACGATAGCGATCACTCCGCGCCAGGCCCGGTCGTACGGCTACCAGCTGCGGCAGGACGACCTCGTCTTCCGGCGCGGAATCCTCTGGCAGCGCGTCGTGGCCGTGCCGTACGGACGGATGCAGCTCGTCGACATCACTCACGGGCCCCTCGACCGCGGGTTCGGGATCGCGCAGCTCAAGCTCGTGACCGCGGCCGCGACGACCGGTGTGACGATCCCGGGTCTTCGCCAAGAGGCTGCGGAGCGTCTGCGTGACACTCTCGTCGATGTGGCAGAAACCCGCCGGACCGGACTGTGA
- a CDS encoding helix-turn-helix transcriptional regulator, giving the protein MTPVDPDDDGPSGVHCRLDELLAERGMTLTRLSELVGVSVVNLSVLKNDRARAIRYSTLSAICRALDCEIGDLLVRADGH; this is encoded by the coding sequence ATGACTCCCGTCGACCCCGACGACGACGGACCCAGCGGAGTCCACTGCCGCCTCGACGAGCTGCTCGCCGAGCGCGGCATGACCCTCACCCGCCTGTCGGAGCTCGTAGGGGTGTCGGTCGTGAACCTCTCGGTGCTCAAGAACGACCGGGCTCGCGCCATCCGCTACTCGACTCTGTCTGCCATCTGCCGCGCCCTCGACTGCGAGATCGGCGACCTCCTCGTCCGCGCCGACGGCCACTGA
- the lysS gene encoding lysine--tRNA ligase, translated as MSDTPETAEVDDVFEQKAVRLAKRERLIEERSDAAGGAYPVSVPVTDTIPDVRARFGELEAGDETGVTVAVAGRVVFSRNTGKLCFATLQAGDGSRIQAMVSLAAVGEESLQAWKELVDLGDHVFVAGEVISSRRGELSIMVSEWQIAAKAILPLPNLYTELSEESRVRSRYLDLIARDRARETVIARAKVNASLRATFAGHDFIEVETPMLQVQHGGASARPFVTHSNAFDAELYLRIAPELFLKRAVVGGIDRVFEINRNFRNEGADSTHSPEFAMLEAYQSYSDYNGIADLTQELVQNAARAVAGSTTVVWADGTEYDLGGEWERLSMYGSLSAASGRDITPETTLDVLVAFAEESGVEVPAHATHGKLVEELWEHFVKPGLTKPTFVMDFPVDTSPLVREHRSVAGVVEKWDLYVRGFELATGYSELVDPVIQRERFVEQAKLAARGDDEAMRIDEEFLRALEHGMPPTGGMGMGIDRLLMAITGLGIRETILFPLVK; from the coding sequence ATGAGCGACACCCCCGAGACCGCCGAGGTCGATGACGTCTTCGAACAGAAGGCTGTCCGCCTGGCCAAGCGCGAGCGGCTCATCGAGGAGCGGTCGGACGCCGCGGGCGGAGCGTATCCCGTGTCGGTTCCCGTCACCGACACGATCCCCGATGTCCGCGCGCGCTTCGGTGAGCTCGAGGCAGGCGACGAGACCGGGGTCACCGTCGCGGTCGCGGGTCGCGTCGTCTTCAGCCGCAACACGGGCAAGCTCTGCTTCGCGACGCTTCAGGCAGGCGACGGCAGCCGCATCCAGGCCATGGTTTCTCTCGCCGCGGTGGGCGAGGAGTCGCTGCAGGCCTGGAAGGAGCTCGTCGACCTCGGCGATCACGTCTTCGTCGCGGGCGAGGTCATCTCGAGTCGCCGCGGCGAGCTGTCGATCATGGTCTCCGAGTGGCAGATCGCGGCGAAGGCGATCCTGCCGCTCCCGAACCTGTACACCGAGCTCAGCGAAGAGAGCCGGGTGCGCAGCCGCTACCTCGACCTCATCGCTCGTGATCGTGCGCGCGAGACGGTCATCGCTCGGGCGAAGGTGAACGCGAGCCTGCGGGCCACGTTCGCCGGTCACGACTTCATCGAGGTCGAGACGCCCATGCTGCAGGTGCAGCACGGCGGGGCGTCGGCTCGGCCGTTCGTGACGCATTCGAACGCCTTCGACGCCGAGCTCTACTTGCGGATTGCGCCCGAGCTTTTCCTCAAGCGCGCCGTGGTGGGCGGCATCGATCGGGTGTTCGAGATCAACCGCAACTTCCGCAACGAGGGGGCGGACTCGACCCACAGCCCCGAGTTCGCGATGCTCGAGGCCTACCAGTCGTACAGCGACTACAACGGCATCGCCGACCTGACGCAGGAACTCGTGCAGAACGCGGCGCGCGCCGTGGCGGGGTCGACGACCGTCGTCTGGGCGGACGGCACGGAGTACGACCTCGGCGGCGAGTGGGAACGCCTCTCGATGTACGGTTCGCTCTCGGCGGCATCCGGGCGCGACATCACCCCGGAGACGACGCTCGATGTGCTCGTGGCTTTCGCCGAGGAGTCCGGTGTCGAGGTTCCCGCCCACGCGACCCACGGAAAGCTCGTCGAAGAGCTGTGGGAGCACTTCGTCAAGCCCGGTCTCACCAAGCCGACCTTCGTGATGGACTTTCCCGTCGACACGAGTCCGCTCGTGCGCGAGCACCGCAGTGTTGCGGGCGTCGTCGAGAAGTGGGACCTGTACGTGCGAGGCTTCGAGTTGGCGACCGGTTATTCCGAGCTCGTCGACCCCGTCATCCAGCGAGAGAGATTCGTCGAGCAGGCGAAGCTCGCTGCACGCGGCGACGACGAGGCGATGCGCATCGATGAGGAGTTCCTCCGTGCGCTCGAGCACGGCATGCCCCCCACGGGCGGGATGGGCATGGGAATCGACCGACTTCTCATGGCGATCACCGGTCTCGGCATTCGCGAGACGATTCTCTTCCCCCTCGTGAAGTAG
- the cls gene encoding cardiolipin synthase, with protein MQLSITFDWTWLVIVLFIVDLAVRVTAVIVVPRNRRPTAAMAWLLAIYFIPLVGVFLFLLIGNPRLPRKRRKKQEQINQYISETSENLDFGTLRPHAPQWFTSLVTLNRNLGAMPLAGDNAAHLISDYQASLDAMADEIRAAKRYVHVEFYILQSDASTDNFFRALEEVCARGVVVRVLLDHWANRGKPFYKATTRRLDAMGAHWRLMLPVQPFKRKYQRPDLRNHRKLLVVDGLVAFTGSQNVTDSTYNLPKNIRRGLHWVDLMARIEGPVVASVNAVFLSDWYSETDEVLTDEIDLFDVKSGPGDLDCQIVPSGPGFEFQNNLKLFAGLLYAAQRKIIIVSPYFVPDEALLLGITTACQRGIHVELFVSEEGDQALVYHAQRSYYEALLRAGVKIWMYQRPYILHSKSMTIDDEVAIIGSSNMDMRSFGLNLEISMLVRGEEFVRQMRDVEQQYRHLSRELTLDEWRQQPLRSTVLDNLARLTSALQ; from the coding sequence ATGCAGCTGAGCATCACGTTCGACTGGACATGGCTCGTCATCGTCCTCTTCATCGTCGACCTTGCGGTGCGCGTGACAGCCGTCATCGTCGTGCCGCGCAATCGTCGTCCCACGGCTGCGATGGCCTGGCTCCTGGCGATCTACTTCATTCCCCTCGTCGGGGTGTTCCTCTTCCTCTTGATCGGAAACCCGCGTCTTCCGCGGAAGCGCCGCAAGAAGCAGGAGCAGATCAACCAATACATCAGTGAGACGAGCGAGAACCTCGACTTCGGAACGCTGCGTCCGCACGCACCGCAGTGGTTCACCTCGCTCGTGACGCTCAACCGCAACCTGGGCGCCATGCCCCTCGCGGGTGACAACGCAGCGCACCTCATCTCGGATTATCAAGCGAGCCTCGACGCCATGGCCGATGAGATCCGCGCGGCGAAGCGTTACGTCCACGTCGAGTTCTACATCCTGCAGTCCGACGCATCGACCGACAACTTCTTCCGCGCGCTCGAAGAGGTCTGCGCCCGCGGAGTCGTCGTGCGCGTGCTCCTCGACCACTGGGCGAACCGCGGAAAGCCGTTCTACAAGGCCACGACCCGGCGTCTCGACGCGATGGGGGCGCATTGGCGGCTCATGCTCCCCGTCCAGCCGTTCAAGCGCAAGTACCAGCGACCCGACCTCCGCAACCACCGGAAGCTCCTCGTCGTCGACGGGCTCGTCGCGTTCACGGGATCCCAGAACGTGACCGACTCGACCTACAACCTCCCGAAGAACATCCGGAGGGGCCTGCACTGGGTCGATCTGATGGCGCGGATCGAAGGCCCCGTCGTGGCATCCGTCAACGCCGTCTTCCTCAGCGACTGGTATAGCGAGACCGACGAAGTGCTCACCGACGAGATCGACCTGTTCGACGTGAAGTCGGGGCCGGGAGACCTGGACTGCCAGATCGTGCCGTCGGGCCCTGGGTTCGAGTTCCAGAACAACCTCAAGCTGTTCGCGGGTCTTCTGTACGCCGCGCAACGCAAGATCATCATCGTCAGCCCCTACTTCGTGCCCGACGAGGCACTGCTGCTCGGCATCACCACGGCGTGCCAGCGCGGCATCCACGTCGAGCTCTTCGTCTCCGAAGAGGGGGATCAGGCCCTCGTCTATCACGCGCAGCGCAGCTACTACGAAGCGCTCCTGCGGGCGGGCGTCAAGATCTGGATGTACCAGAGGCCGTACATCCTCCACTCCAAGTCGATGACGATCGACGACGAGGTCGCGATCATCGGGTCGAGCAACATGGACATGCGCTCGTTCGGTCTCAACCTCGAGATCTCGATGCTCGTGCGCGGCGAGGAGTTCGTGCGTCAGATGCGCGACGTCGAGCAGCAGTACCGTCACCTCAGCCGCGAACTGACGCTCGACGAATGGCGGCAGCAACCCCTTCGATCGACTGTGCTCGATAACCTCGCTCGCCTCACCTCTGCGCTTCAGTAG
- the folK gene encoding 2-amino-4-hydroxy-6-hydroxymethyldihydropteridine diphosphokinase: MSRNLAQGIEGGPSRDAKTPVDAVIALGSNVGDRAATLRAALEDLARLPLVVEVKASTAVVSIAVTPEGPDEEAPAYLNAVAILSTRLAPSVLLDYLHAIENRHGRVRRERWGDRTLDLDLIAYADVTSDDPDLELPHPRAAERDFVLEPWLAVDPDATLPGHGRVDALLARLRGSE, from the coding sequence ATGAGCCGCAACCTCGCCCAGGGGATCGAGGGCGGGCCGTCGCGCGATGCGAAGACCCCCGTCGATGCCGTCATCGCGCTCGGTTCCAACGTCGGCGATCGCGCCGCGACTCTTCGCGCCGCGCTCGAAGACCTCGCGCGTCTCCCGCTCGTCGTAGAGGTGAAGGCTTCGACAGCCGTCGTGTCGATCGCCGTCACCCCCGAGGGGCCCGACGAAGAGGCTCCGGCGTACCTCAACGCGGTCGCCATCCTCTCGACGCGCCTCGCGCCGTCGGTCCTGCTCGACTACCTCCATGCCATCGAGAACCGGCACGGCCGCGTGCGTCGCGAGCGGTGGGGCGACCGCACCCTCGACCTCGACCTCATCGCGTACGCCGATGTCACGAGCGACGACCCCGACCTCGAGTTGCCGCATCCACGTGCCGCTGAACGCGACTTCGTGCTCGAGCCGTGGCTCGCGGTCGATCCTGATGCGACCCTCCCCGGTCACGGGCGCGTCGACGCGCTGCTCGCCCGCCTGCGAGGATCCGAGTGA
- a CDS encoding DUF3180 family protein has translation MKRTRPSVLIIAGLAGVAAGFLLDQVLTSMGRSTFTPAVTLPILLLLLGLLVVALAIPIRRATKGTAGVVVNPFRAVRVAALAKASSIVGAVFGGAAAGLGLFLVTRPVVPSIGSTGTVIATVVCGAGLVAAGLVAEHLCTIRKDDDDEHPGPDDAGFERPRR, from the coding sequence GTGAAGCGCACCCGCCCCAGCGTCCTCATCATCGCCGGGCTCGCCGGTGTCGCGGCAGGCTTCCTCCTCGATCAGGTCCTCACGAGCATGGGACGGTCGACCTTCACGCCCGCCGTCACTCTTCCGATCCTCCTCCTGTTGCTGGGCCTGCTCGTCGTGGCGCTGGCGATCCCCATCCGCCGTGCGACGAAGGGGACCGCGGGCGTCGTGGTCAATCCGTTCCGGGCCGTGCGCGTCGCCGCGCTGGCGAAGGCGTCGAGCATCGTCGGCGCGGTGTTCGGCGGTGCGGCCGCCGGCCTCGGGCTGTTCCTCGTGACTCGACCCGTCGTGCCGTCGATAGGCTCGACGGGTACCGTCATCGCGACGGTCGTCTGCGGTGCGGGTCTCGTCGCCGCGGGTCTCGTGGCGGAGCATTTGTGCACGATCCGAAAGGACGACGATGACGAACACCCCGGTCCCGACGACGCCGGATTCGAGCGACCCCGCCGTTGA
- a CDS encoding DUF2520 domain-containing protein, with product MNRDGRLGVGVIGAGRVGPVVALALAGAGHAIVGITHGSDDARIEALLPGVPLLDALEVVRRSELVVIAVPHAQLAGLVAGLADIGAWAPGQLVLHTDPAEGVGVLGPAVSGGAIPLAVHPAIAFTGTSIDLRRLAGAFAAVTAPTPVLPIAQALAVELGCEPVVVAEADRAAYAEAIVTATTFSRSIVEQSTRLLAEIGVESPGSYLSALVHATIDDALTSAGTFPPAIELPTEEGSA from the coding sequence GTGAACCGCGACGGACGACTCGGCGTCGGTGTCATCGGTGCCGGTCGTGTCGGCCCCGTCGTCGCGCTTGCACTCGCGGGCGCGGGCCACGCGATCGTCGGCATCACCCACGGCTCCGACGACGCCCGGATCGAGGCGCTTCTTCCGGGCGTCCCCCTTCTCGACGCCCTCGAAGTCGTCCGCCGCAGCGAACTCGTCGTGATCGCCGTGCCGCACGCGCAGCTCGCGGGGCTCGTCGCAGGACTCGCGGACATCGGCGCGTGGGCGCCGGGCCAGCTCGTGCTGCACACGGATCCGGCTGAAGGGGTCGGCGTCCTCGGGCCGGCCGTCTCGGGTGGAGCCATCCCCCTCGCAGTGCATCCCGCCATCGCCTTCACGGGCACGTCGATAGACCTGCGGCGTCTTGCGGGGGCGTTCGCCGCGGTGACGGCGCCGACGCCGGTTCTGCCCATCGCGCAGGCGCTCGCGGTCGAGCTCGGATGTGAGCCCGTCGTGGTCGCCGAGGCCGATCGCGCGGCATACGCCGAGGCGATCGTCACCGCGACGACGTTCTCGCGATCGATCGTCGAGCAATCCACGCGCCTCCTCGCGGAGATCGGTGTCGAGAGCCCGGGGTCCTACCTGTCTGCGCTCGTGCACGCGACGATCGATGACGCGTTGACCTCTGCCGGGACGTTCCCGCCTGCGATCGAGTTGCCGACGGAGGAGGGCTCCGCGTGA